GCGTCACGATGGTGCAATTACGCGAAAAGATGCTGAGCACTCGAGCCTATTTTGAATTGGCACAACGGGTTAAGCTCATCACTGACCGTTATCAGATCCCGCTGATTATTGATGATCGCGTCGACATTTGTTTAGCTGTAGATGCAGCTGGTGTGCATATCGGCGATGATGAGCTGCCTGTTGCGATGACCCGCCAGTTGATCGGTCCTGACAAGGTATTGGGCGTTTCCACAAAAACCGTCGAGACGGCGGTTGCCGCGGTTGCCGCTGGTGCTGATTACTTGGGGGTTGGCGCCATTTTCCCGACGCAGACGAAGGCAAACGCAGCGGTGACCCCGATTGCGACATTAAAGGCGATCACTGCACAAGTTGCCGTGCCGGTCGTGGCTATTGGCGGCGTCAAAGAAGCCAACTTGGCGACGTTTAAAGATACCGGGATCGCCGGGGTTGCGATTGTGAGCGAAATCATGCAGGCACCTGATATCGCTCACAAAGTGCAGGCTTTGCGCACAAAATTAAAGGCGGTGTTACCAAATGACCGTTAATCGCACACCGCAAGTCGTCACCATCGCTGGTTCCGATTCCGGTGGCGGGGCAGGGTTGCAAGCGGACTTGAAAACTTTTCAGGCCCGACACGTCTTTGGGATGAGTATTGTGGTAGCACTGACGGCGCAGAATACGTATGGGGTCCAGGCCAGTCTGCCGATTCCGGTGGGCTTCATTGACGCCCAGTTTCAATCGTTAGCTGCCGATTTTGACATTCGCGCAGCCAAAACGGGGATGTTAGCGGATCGTGAGCATGTCGAAGCCGTTGTCCGCAATTTGCAACAGGTTGATTTTGGCCCGCTGATTGTCGATCCAGTGATGGTAGCCAAGGGCGGCGCGACGTTACTTGCCTCGGAAGCTGTCGTCACCATCAAAGAACAGCTGCTCCCGTTGGCGGATGTGGTGACGCCAAATCTACCCGAAGCAGAAATTCTCGTGAGTAAAAAAATTGTGACCAATGCGGATATGGTTCAGGCGGCGCGTACGATTCAAACACTTGGCGTCAAGCATGTCATTATTAAAGGGGGCCATCGTCAGAATCACAAGGCCGAGGATCTGATTCTATTGGCCGACGGGACGTGTTATTGGCTCAGTGCACCACGAATTGCCACTGCGAACACGCATGGAACCGGTGATACTTTCTCAGCATGTATCGCTGCAGAGTTAGCAAAAGGGCAGCCATTGAAAGCAGCTATCATGACAGCCAAAGCCTTTCTGCAAGGCGCCATCAGCCAAGGCATTTCAGTTGGCCATGGTCATGGCCCGACAAATCACTGGGCAAAGTTGAGTGAAAAAGTGAGTTTGCGTCAAGGTTAAGAAGGGGTGCCGAAGATAGAAATGTCTTCGGCGTTTTTTGAAAAAGTCGATTTTTTCAATCATGTTGTTGTGAAACGTTGCCAATCCCTGCAAAATAGCCACGCAAAGCCTGATCACTACTGATAGTTGTGTTGTGAAACACTATTTTTCTAGACCAGTTTCCGCTATACTGACATCAAGGAGGGCGCGATGCCTTTGATGGCGGATGAACGTGACGCTTCAATGGATGGTACCAATTCATGACCTGCCAAGTTGGCGGCCATTTTTGGGAGCACGCCTAGTTACTAGCCAGTCATCAAGAGGCTATCAAACCAGCCTGCATCCCGATATGTGACCAGTACCGAGCTACAGGCGCTCTTAGTTTGTATTTGGAGGCTTTGAATTGTGCAAGAAGAAGAACTGACGCCCCGGCGGTATATGAGCTGGCCAGTCTTAAGCTTACTTGTTTTTATTACGGTCATTGGTTTTGAAAATATTTTTTATCCTTTTCAGAACCAAGGGCTTTCCGTTGTTGTTAACTGGGTCATCCTGTTGGTGATTTATATCGTGCCGTACGCCTTGATTTCGGCACAATTAGGGACGACTTTTACCCGGGCTGATGAAGGCGGTGGCTTGGCGACTTGGATGCGCCGCACGCTAGGGGACACTTGGGGATACTGGACAAGCTGGATTTATTGGGCTCAGACCCTGCCATATTTAGTCGATGTTTCCAACGCTGTCATCGTGGCGCTTTCCTGGATGATTCTGGGTGATAACAGTTTGGGTAAACGAATGTCGAATCTGACCTTTGGCCTGCTGACTTTTGCTATTATTCTTTTATTTATTGTGTTAGAGAACCTGTTCTCCCGATCACTTGAAGTCATGTCGCTAATTGGCGGTGCGGCGATGTTTTTGATGGCGGTTTTATTCGTTGTCTTGACGGCGGCCGGTTTGGCCAAAGGCATGCATTCGGCAACAAACTTTAGTTGGGCCGCGTTCAAGCCACATTTTTCGCTGCATTACTTTGCCACGACCGGACTCTTGATTTTTGCGACATCAGGGGCGGAACTTGGCGCCACTTATGTTGCTCAGTTGCGCAACCCGAAAAAAGAGTTTCCTAAAGCCATGTGGGCTCTGGCGCTCATGACCGGTTTTTTGGTGATTTTTGGATCGCTGGCATTAGGCGTTTGGTTCAATGCCAACCATCTGCCAGATGATCTCAAAATGAATGGCGCTTATTATGCCTTTTCCATGCTTGGTCAGGCGTGGGGATGGGGCAAAGTGCTGATGTATTTGTTTGCCATCACGCAATTACTCTTCATGCTCGCCCAGCTAGCGGTGTTGATTGATGCTTCCAGCCGGGTATTGTCAGCCGACACCGCCATGCGGTTCATGCCTAAATGGTTGTTGCAGAAAAACAAGCAAGGTCGGCCAATCCATAGTTATATTTTTACCGCCTCACTTTGCCTGTTCTTGCTGTTGCTGTCAGGGACGCTGCCGAATATTAATGCCATCTTCAACTGGTTACTGAATTTGAATGGTATTGTATCGCCATACAAAACGGCGCTTGTCTTTGTGGCTTTCTTGGCGTTGCGGGCGCAAGCAGACAAGTTCACTTCCGGCTATACCTTCATCAAAAGTAAGGCCGGTGCTTATCTAGTTGGCGGTTGGTGTTTTGTCTTCACCTTTATCTGTGCGACGCTTGGTTTCTTACCACAGGAAGTTGTTTTCGGAACCAATGGCTGGACCCATCAACTGGTGATGAATATCATCTCCGTGATGGTACTCTTCGGTTTTGGCTTCATCATGCCGCTGTTAGCAAGGCGTGATGTTAAAAAAGAACGGCTCATGTAAGCCAATCTAAATGATGAGGCGTCACCACGCTGTTGCGGGTGATGTTTCATCATTTTTGAATACGCATTCAAAATTTAATGACATTTTTGTAGTCAAAGGACAATAATGATGGCAATTTCGACGATTATCGGTCTATTGACGACGTTTAAAAAAGGAAGTGCCATCACTTTGATTTGTATTGTACATTCTTCTTGAACAGACTAGCACGCAATCTAAATGTCAAAGGGAGAATAATCCATGAACAAAGTGAATTGGCTTATGATAAATTTGCATATTGAAGGCATGAAGCAAGAACAGGGTCAGAATGATGTCTAATGAGTTGAGAAGTGATTGGAAAGATTTTGCAGCGACAGCAATAGCGTTTTTGGTATCAGGTGCGTTTATGGTTTTCCTAATTATGCCAATTCCCGGTTTTCAAGAGGATTTGGTGTTGTCGGGCATTTTGGCTGCTGTCATCTACATCATTGTCCTCATAGTCACATTGCTAGCGTTGAAAAAAGATGAAATGAAGCGCTTTATCAGCTTCTTCAAAAGGCAGAAATCGGATATGTGACTAAGCAACCACCTTTCACGCTAAAAGGAAGGTGGTTGCTTTTTTTATTAAAAAAGTTCCACAAGCTTATACACCGTTTCACGAGTGACTCGGCGTCAATAAGAAAATCTGTTATACAACAGAAAAACGAAAGACCCAATACAGATGCGTCTCTCAACTAGCAGTTCCCGAATTTTGGCCTAAGTTTTATAAACACACTTTTTAGTATTTGATGAGGCAGTCTTTATACAGGATATGCCCTCTTTATGCTCATATTAGCCTATTTTGTTTCATGAGAAATGAATCTTGGCAGTTGACAGCGCTTCCAAAATCAGGTTAAGCTGATCTTGCAAGATTAAGTAAAACGTTTTACCTAGCAAATGATTTAGGTCGTGGACAGCATGAAAAAGAAGATTTCGATTACTGATGTGGCAAAGGAAACTGGTTTGTCAGTCACAACCGTTTCACAAATCTTAAATGGTAAAGGGGAACGGTTTAGCGAAAAATCGCGAAAACGGGTGCTTGCTGCCAAGAAGGCGTTGGGTTATGAACCGGATTTCTTTGCCCGTGGGCTGGTTGGTAAGCGTGGCAACTCAATTGGGGTTGTGATACCTGATATCATGAATCCCTTCTTCGCGAGTTTTGTGGTCAGTGTCGAAAAGGCAGCCATTCCACAGGGACTCTTTCCACAAATCTTTTCAATTAATGGTTTCCATGAGAATGTTGATTATTTTATTCGTCAGTTTTTAGGCGGTACTCAGCGTGGTTTGATTTTGGCGGCGCCAGAAGCGTCACAGGAGATCGTTCAAAAAGTGGAAGATCAGCTCCATCTGCCAATGGTCTTTATGGATCAGGCTACCACGCTGACATCTGGCGACAGCATTCGTATTGATGATTTTCATGCAGGTTTTCTTGTCGCTGACCATCTCATTAAACGTGGTCACCGCCGGATTGCGCTAGTATTGCCAGAGCCGCTGACCTTTAATCTGCGGGATCGTCTCGCTGGTTATCAACATGCGTTCGATTTACATAATGTTGCACTTGATCCGCAGTTAATCTCCCGCGCAACATTTGATCCGGAAGGCGGGCGCCAGGCTGTCGACCAGATAGTCAAAACTGATGCTACTGCTATTATTGCGATCAATGATGATGTCGCAAGCGGTGTTTACCGCGGGTTGTATGAGCATCATAAGCGGATTCCAGAGGACTACGCGGTAGTTGGCTTCGATGATGTCTCACAGGCGCGATTCATGACCCCCGGGTTAACCACGATTGCGCAACCAATTGACGAACTTGGCCAACGCGCGATCGACATGTTGCTGGCCCAGATGGCTGGTGACCATCAAGATCGCAACGTGATTGAACTGCCAGTGAAGTTGATTGAGCGCGGATCGACAAAACGGATTTAAAGCATAACGTGCATCTTAAAAAATAGGGTGCAGAAGCCGAATAAGAGGAGGCGTTTTGATTGAAAAAAGGAACGGTTATTAACACGCAACTGTCACAAGTCATTGCCGATATGGGGCACTTTGATCTACTGGGAATCGGGGATGCCGGGATGCCGGTGCCAGAAGATACCTGGAAAATTGATCTAGCTGTTTCAAAAAATCTGCCGAGTTTTATTGATGTTCTGAAGAATGTTTTATCAGAATTGCAAGTCCAAAAGGTTTATCTGGCAGAAGAAATCAAAACTGAAAATCCGGAACAACTCAAGCAAATACAGCAACTCATCGATGTGCCAATCGCCTTTATACCACATGATCAAATGAAACAAGACCTCAGCAAAACCAAAGCCTTCGTCCGCACTGGCGAAATGACACCTTATTCGAATATTTTATTGGAAAGCGGCGTTGTTTTTTAGAGCGTGAGCCAGACCGTTTAGAGAGCGTGAACTGGCGCGATTAGAAACCGGAGCATAAGTAGCCTCAAGCCTAAATGGCTTTTAGGCTTGAGGCTACTTATGAGCAGATTTCTGCGCAAGGCGAACGCGTTTAGAAAAAGCAAGCACCAGCATGTACTTGGGGGAATCACAATGAAGATCGAAATGAAGAAGATCACCAAGAGTTTTGGCGCCAATCGGGTCCTTGAAGGCGTTGATTTCACCGTTGAGTCAGGTGAAGTTCATGCGTTGATGGGCGAAAATGGGGCCGGAAAATCGACCTTGATGAATATTCTGACTGGTTTGTATCAAGCAAACAGTGGCGAGATTCTGGTGGATGGTCAGCCAACCACGTATTCAGGGCCGATGGAAGCCGAACAGCATGGCATCAGTTTTATTCATCAGGAAATGAATAATTTTCTAGAGATCTCCGTGGTCGACAACATGTTTTTGAATAAGGAACTGCGCACCAAGTTTGGCTTAATGGACAATAAGGCAATGCGCGAACAGGCGGCACATTATCTTAGTCTGCTCGGCGCCAAACTTGATGTTGAACAACCAATCGGCAACTTGAGTGTTGGGCGTCAGCAAATGGTTGAAATCGCTAAGTCACTCATGACCGATGCCAAAATTATCATCATGGATGAACCGACTGCAGCCTTGACCGAAACGGAAATTGACCAGCTTTTCGGGGTGGTGCGGCGGCTCAAGGAAAAAGGCGTGGGCTTTATCTATATCTCACACCGGATGGAAGAAATTTTTGAAATTGCTGACAAAGTTACCGTGATGCGTGATGGTCTGTCAATCACCGAATACGCCACCAAAGATGTCACCATGAAACAACTAGTCAAGGACATGGTTGGTCGCGAGATTGACGATTTTTATCCGGATCGTACGCCTGATCACGGGCCAGTGGCGATGGAAGTCAAAGGCTTGACCGAAAATGGCGTGTTCAAGGATGTCAGCTTTACGGTGCATCAAGGTGAAATTCTTGGTTTTTCAGGATTGATGGGCGCGGGTCGAACGGAGATCATGCGGGCAATTTTCGGCATTGATAAATACCAGTCTGGTGAAATTTTATTAGACGGCAAGCCGGTCAAAATTCGCGATCCGCAAGATGCTATTCGCCATAACATCGGCTTTTTAACCGAAAATCGGAAAGATGAAGGGCTTATTCTAGAAGATTCGTTGCATGACAATATCGTTTTGCCTTCAATTGATGGCTTCGTCAAACATGGCTTAGTGGATGATAAGGCAACAGATGAATTTGTTCGGATGTTAATGAAAAGGCTTACAGTCAAGGCGATGGGACCGGATGTCTCCGCAGGCAGTCTTAGCGGCGGCAATCAGCAAAAAGTCGTTTTGGCTAAATGGATCGGTTCCGGCTCAAAAGTGTTGATTCTCGATGAACCAACGCGTGGTGTGGATGTCGGGGCAAAACGCGAAATTTATGACTTGATGAATGAACTAACCGATCGGCACGTGGCGATCATCATGATCTCCAGCGACTTGCCGGAAGTATTGGGCATGAGTGATCGCATTGCTGTTGTGTATGAAGGCAAAATCACTGGCATTTTAGATGGAAAAACCGCGACGCAAGAGTCGATCATGACACTGGCAACAGGGGGAGTGGAAGAGCATGCAGGAGCAATCTAAAGCAAAAACAAGTAGCAAAATTGATGTGAAGAAAATATTTAGTCGGCTAGGACCGTTATTGGCACTGGTGGTATTGGTCATTCTCGTGACGATCATGAGTCCCACCTTTGTATCACCGGCTAACCTATTAAACCTGTTACGGCAAGTCTCGATTAACGCAGTGATTGCCTTCGGGATGACCTTCGTGATTTTGACCGGCGGCATTGACTTGTCTGTCGGTTCAATCTTGGCTTTATCAGGGGCAGTCACAGCGTCCATGCTTGCCAGCGGTTTTGCGGCCCCGCTTGCGTTACTGGCAGGCCTCGTCCTCGGCGCCATTTTCGGCTTGCTGAATGGTATCCTGATCGCTTATGGGAAAGCCGCGCCATTTATTGCGACCTTGGCGACCATGACCATTTTCCGTGGGGCCACGTATGTGTTCACCAACGGGAATCCCATCACTGGCGCGAAAATGAACAGCAGTTTCTTATTCCAGTTCATGGGCCGCGGGTATCTGTTTGGCATTCCATTCCCGATTATCATCATGCTCGTGGCTTACGGTGTGCTATTCGTCCTGCTACACAAGACCTCTTTTGGTCGGAAAACCTATGCCTTGGGTGGCAATGAAACGGCTGCCCGGATCGCTGGGGTACGCACCAAAATGGTCACCATGCTGATTTACACGATTTCTGGGTTAATGGCTGCTATTGCCGGTATCATCCTGACATCACGGTTAAGCTCCGCGCAACCAGATGCCGGGACATCCTACGAAATGGATGCCATCGCCGCTGTCGTCCTTGGCGGCACATCGCTGGCCGGAGGCAAAGGCCGCATTTTCGGCACGCTGATTGGTGCGTTGATCATCGGCACACTGAACAACGGGATGAACTTACTGGGCATTTCTAGTTTCTACCAGCAGATTGTCAAAGGGATCGTGATCTTGATTGCGGTTCTGCTCGATCGCCGGTCTTCTAATAATGGGTAACAAAACGTGAGCGCGGGCTCGCGGCAAAAGACAAAACTCTAGGGGGAGAAATTGACATGAAACAATCACTCAAACGCTTTTTAATGGTCGCTGTTGTTGCGACGGCAGCTTTATTCACCTTAACCGCATGCGGCGGCACAGGACTCAGCTCCAAATCGGACAGCAACACAAAAGTGACCAAGAAAGCGCCCAAAGATCTGAAAGTTGGCGTCTCACTTTCAACGCTGTCCAATCCATTCTTCGTTTCTGTTCGTAATGGGATCCAAGATTTAGCCAAAAAGAACAAAACCAATGTTCAAGTTTCCGATGCTCAAAATGATACCGCTAAGCAAAACAGTAACATTGAAGATTTAATTCAAAAGAAGGTTGATGTGCTGATCATCAACCCAGTTGACTCAAGTGCCATTACACCAGCCGTTAAAGATGCCAATGATGCCGGCATCCCGGTGATCACCGTTGATCGGTCGAGTGACGGCGGTAAAGTTTTGACCTTAGTCGCTTCTAACTCCACAAAAGGTGGCCAAATGGCGGCTAAGTATATGATCGAAAAACTTGGTAAAGACGCTAAAATTGCTGAATTGCAAGGCATTCCAGGTGCATCCGCAACCCGTGAACGTGGTAAAGGGTTCGATGGCGCTGCTAAAGGCAAACTCGATATCGTGTCCAAGCAAACAGCCGGCTTCGACCGCGCTAAAGGGCTGACCGTTACCGAAAATATTTTGCAGGGTAATGGTGACATTGTCGGTATCTTCTCGCAAAATGATGAAATGGCATTAGGGGCGGTTCAAGCAGTCAAAGCCGCTGGTAAAAAGATCACCATTGTCGGGTTCGATGGCGAAGCGGACGGGATTAAAGCCGTTAAGGCCGGCGACATGGCTGCAACGGTTGCCCAGAAGCCAGAAGAAATGGGCCGATTGGCTTTACAAGCAGCCTATGATCATTTCAACGGTAAAACGGTGAAGAAGAACGTTGAATCACCATTGTCACTTGTGACAACCGAGGATGCGAACAAGTAAGCTTCATGCTACGCTTAAAATTAACCGGCACTTTGGTAGTTAAGTTAGAAAAGGGGGCCGACTTATCGGCCCTTTTTAATTAGAGCGTGAGCAGGCCGTTTTCTGGACGAGCGAGCGCGTTTCAATTGGAGGAAATCTTATGCCTAATCATGTTGTTGTCATCGGCAGTATCAATGTGGATAGCATCTTGCACATTCAACGGTTGCCACAACCGGGAGAAACGATCAAAATGGACACCTTTTCACAAGCGGCTGGCGGTAAAGGTGCGAATCAAGCAGTTGCGGCTGCGCGTTCGGGGGCCAAAACCAGTTTTATTGGCCGAGTTGGTGACGATGCCAACGCTGCCTTCATGCGCGGTGAACTTGTCAAGAACCAAATCGACACCCAATATGTGGCGACAACGGTTGGCACGCAAACCGGTCAGGCTTACATTTTGCTGCAAGCCTCTGGCCAAAATTCCATTATCATCCAGCATGGCGCTAATTTTGAGGTGACACCAGCAGATGTGCAACGAGCAGCCGACTTGATTCAGTCTGCCGACTTTGTGGTCGCGGAATTTGAAACACCGGTGGATGCGACGGCAGAGGCCTTCAAAATTGCCAAAGCCGCTGGGAAGATGACCATCTTAAACCCAGCGCCAGCACAGAAGGATTTGCCAGCAGCCTTGCTGAAAAATGTGGATCTCATCGCACCGAACGAAACCGAAAGCGAGCTGATCACCGGCATTCCGGTGGTAGATGAAGACAGCATGCGGGCTTCGGCAGCTTATTATCATGAATTAGGCATTCGCGGGGTGATCATCACTTTAGGATCAAAAGGCTCCTTCATCTCGCTGGATGGCGAAGCAACCATCGTGCCAGCCTTTAAAGTCAAGGCTGTCGACACCACCGCCGCGGGCGACACGTTCATTGGTGCCTTGGCAAGCGTCTTGCAGACAGACCTCAAGAACATTGTCACCGCTGCGACCTACGCCAGCATGGCAAGTTCTTTCACGGTTCAGAAACTTGGCGCCTTCCCGTCCATTCCGATGGGGGATGAGGTGCGGGCGGCGTTAGCGAAAATCAAGTGAGGGTATAACGAGTAAATCACTGGAGCAAAACCTACCTTAATCAAAACAAGAAAGCTGGCAGTCGTGCTTACCTCACACGATTGCCAGCTTTCTTGTTTTAGTTGAACTGAGAGTTGATCTATCGCGCCCTGATTATACGTTTGGTAGATCTGGCGCTTGGCTTTACCAGCCGTAATTTGCGCGTCCCCACGGCGAATTCGGGCCATCAGTTCCGGGTTACTAAGCAAATACATGGTTTCTTCGGTAGCGTCAAAATCGCGTTTGCTCATCACCACAACATTGTCGTCTGGATTCTTGAAAGTGACGACTAATGGGATGGCATCTTCATTGACTTGTTTCAGGTGGTCTTTAAGATGCTGCTTAAAGTGATGGTAGCTCATTGCATTCCATGGGGGTCATCCTTACTGTTATTCAAACCTAATAAAGACTAGCAACATAAGGCTTCATCGCTGTCACCACATCGTCGCTGCCGGTACCTTCAATCAGAGCTACCGTGAGATAGGTGTTCTTATCAGCATCCATGGCGACTAAAAAGCCATTTTCTTTGCCGTCAGTGTCTTGCTTTTGCTTAAGTTCGGCCGTGCCGGTTTTGGCAGCAATGGTGTGGCCGTCAATTGCGAGATTGTGGGCGGTTCCGGCTTGATCAGAAACCACGTGGGTTAGCGCCGTTTTAACCGTATTAGCTGCGTTGGCCTGCAAGACACTGCTGGTTCGTTTGCCTTTCGTGCCTTGAATGAGGGTCGGTTGCTGCATGGTGCCGCCATTGGCAATCGTGCTGTACATCGCGGCTTGTTCAATTGGTGACAAGAGGAGCTGCCCTTGACCATAGGCGGTATCGGCCAAAAGGGTTTCGGAAGCGAGCTTACCAGAGTTTGAAATCTGGGCTTTTTTCATGGTCAGCGGTAAGTCGGCCTGGGTTTTGAAAAGCGGTGCGAGGCCTTTGAGGTAAGCGGAGGCGCCCATTTTCAGTGCTACTTGGGCGAACCAGATGTTATCGGAATTGACCAAAGCCTGCGTCATGTTTTCAGAGTCGGCATCGACTGTGCGTGTTACCTTGTAGTCACCCCAGGAGCTGTCTTTTTGCCACTTGAGACCGGAGATGGACTTGGTGGTGTCCGGGGTGATCGTCTTATTCTGAAGGGCAATCGCTGCCGTCAGCATCTTAAATGTTGAACCGGGAGCATAGCGTTGCGCGAAACGGCTGAGGAATGGTAACGAGGTGTTGTTGGCATACTTATCATAGTCCGTCTGGCTGATCCCGTTGACAAAGGCGTTTGGATCATAACTTGGCGAGCTTGCTAAAGTCAGTAGTTCGCCATTGGTCGGATTCATCGTCACAACACTACCAGCCTTGCCAGCAAGTTGGGTGTAGGCCGTCTTTTGCTGGTTGGCATCAATGGTTAGCTTCAGGCTTTTACCATTAACGGCTTTTTTAGTTAAAAGCGGGTGAATGTTGTCGCCGTTTTGAATTGAAATCTGACCACCGTCTGTGCCGCGCAGTTGTTTGTCGTAAATTTGTTCCAACCCAGTTTTGCCAATTTTGCTATTAGCTGTTAGCGTCGGATCTTTGCGAATGTCATCAGCCGTCGCGGTACCGACGTAGCCAATGAGCTGGGCCGCGGCTTCGCCAAGGGGATAGGTGCGCGAGCCGATCGTCTGATAGGCCGCGCCCGTCATGACTGGTGAATCAGTGACGATTTTGACAGGCACGAAGGTATCATCTGTGACCCAAGATTGCTTTAACAAGGTTTCAAGACTAGTGACCTTGACGTCCCACACAGCAGCAATTTTCTCTAAGTTGGCTGTGCGATCGGCACCGGTTCCGAGCTTACCGGGAACCAGCCCAGCTTGGGTCACATCGCCATTTTTTGCCAGCAACTGGTTATTGCGGTCATAAATCTGGCCACGGGTGGCCGCAATCAGGTCAATCTGCACCGTGTCTTGGCCATCCATTGACGGGAAAAGCAGACGTGGCGACCACTGTATTCGCCAGTTATCGCCGACTTTAACAATCGGCGCTTCGTAGTGTTGCGCACTCAGCTTGCCGATTTTGGTGTTCATGTTGGCCGTAAACGTCAGCTCGTAGGTTTTGCTGTCGTACTTCTTGGTTTTCACGTTAGTAATCTTGATATCACTGGCGCCAACCCGATCAAAAACCGCCTGATTGCGCGCCGCTAAAGTTTTGGCCGTATAATGCCAACCAGGTCCAGTCAAGTGGCTGGTATCAACTTGTTTAACTGCTTTGTCATATTGGCGCTTAGCAAACGCCTGCGTATAAGTTTGCGCAGTGGCCTGAACCGCGTCAGCTTCGGTTTTGCCTTGATAC
This genomic window from Lacticaseibacillus paracasei subsp. paracasei contains:
- the rbsK gene encoding ribokinase; this translates as MPNHVVVIGSINVDSILHIQRLPQPGETIKMDTFSQAAGGKGANQAVAAARSGAKTSFIGRVGDDANAAFMRGELVKNQIDTQYVATTVGTQTGQAYILLQASGQNSIIIQHGANFEVTPADVQRAADLIQSADFVVAEFETPVDATAEAFKIAKAAGKMTILNPAPAQKDLPAALLKNVDLIAPNETESELITGIPVVDEDSMRASAAYYHELGIRGVIITLGSKGSFISLDGEATIVPAFKVKAVDTTAAGDTFIGALASVLQTDLKNIVTAATYASMASSFTVQKLGAFPSIPMGDEVRAALAKIK
- a CDS encoding penicillin-binding transpeptidase domain-containing protein, producing the protein MKKSTLTIIGGVAAAIVIIAGGFGLYHWYQGKTEADAVQATAQTYTQAFAKRQYDKAVKQVDTSHLTGPGWHYTAKTLAARNQAVFDRVGASDIKITNVKTKKYDSKTYELTFTANMNTKIGKLSAQHYEAPIVKVGDNWRIQWSPRLLFPSMDGQDTVQIDLIAATRGQIYDRNNQLLAKNGDVTQAGLVPGKLGTGADRTANLEKIAAVWDVKVTSLETLLKQSWVTDDTFVPVKIVTDSPVMTGAAYQTIGSRTYPLGEAAAQLIGYVGTATADDIRKDPTLTANSKIGKTGLEQIYDKQLRGTDGGQISIQNGDNIHPLLTKKAVNGKSLKLTIDANQQKTAYTQLAGKAGSVVTMNPTNGELLTLASSPSYDPNAFVNGISQTDYDKYANNTSLPFLSRFAQRYAPGSTFKMLTAAIALQNKTITPDTTKSISGLKWQKDSSWGDYKVTRTVDADSENMTQALVNSDNIWFAQVALKMGASAYLKGLAPLFKTQADLPLTMKKAQISNSGKLASETLLADTAYGQGQLLLSPIEQAAMYSTIANGGTMQQPTLIQGTKGKRTSSVLQANAANTVKTALTHVVSDQAGTAHNLAIDGHTIAAKTGTAELKQKQDTDGKENGFLVAMDADKNTYLTVALIEGTGSDDVVTAMKPYVASLY